From Epinephelus lanceolatus isolate andai-2023 chromosome 12, ASM4190304v1, whole genome shotgun sequence, the proteins below share one genomic window:
- the LOC117264082 gene encoding histamine H3 receptor-like: MSVEQTDSNSSRYYFENSSTRVQSSFVFSGPMFVILMGMMVTLVVVIVLGNALVILAFKVDKSLRRQCNYYFLNLAISDFLVGAFCIPVYMPYILTGRWTLGRGLCKLWLVMDYLLCSASVFNIVLISYDRFLSVTRAVSYRARQGMTHQAIIKMIAVWVLAFVLYGPAIIFWELVVGRSSVPKDECFAEFYYSWYFLLSASMLEFFSPFISVAFFNLSIYLSIRRRRLHSREAQLHLQLSEPASAQGKGIPLSQNWGCGMKLAVRGSIHSQTSSPSLGKLDPSTSRAAQPSRLSRDKKIAKSLAIIVCVFAICWAPYTLLMIIRAACRGRCIQHHWYEVTFWLLWLNSAINPFLYPLCHSSFRRAFSKILCPRRHTTPPSSVLRVGQ; encoded by the exons ATGTCGGTGGAACAAACTGACTCCAACTCCAGCCGCTACTATTTTGAGAACAGCTCAACTCGAGTCCAGAGCAGCTTCGTGTTTTCGGGACCCATGTTTGTCATTTTGATGGGGATGATGGTGACTTTGGTCGTTGTGATAGTTTTGGGTAACGCACTGGTCATTTTGGCCTTTAAAGTGGACAAGAGTTTGAGGAGACAGTGTAATTACTACTTCCTGAATTTGGCAATATCAGATTTTCTTGTAG GTGCATTCTGCATCCCGGTCTACATGCCTTACATCCTCACAGGCAGGTGGACGCTGGGCCGAGGGCTGTGCAAGCTGTGGCTGGTCATGGACTACCTGCTCTGCTCCGCGTCCGTCTTCAACATTGTCCTCATCAGCTACGACCGCTTCCTGTCCGTCACCAGAGCA GTAAGTTACCGTGCCAGACAGGGCATGACTCACCAAGCCATAATCAAGATGATTGCCGTCTGGGTGCTAGCCTTTGTCCTGTACGGCCCAGCTATCATATTCTGGGAGCTGGTGGTGGGCAGAAGCAGCGTGCCAAAGGATGAGTGCTTTGCGGAGTTCTATTACTCTTGGTACTTCCTGCTGAGTGCCTCCATGCTGGAGTTCTTCTCTCCTTTCATCTCTGTGGCTTTCTTCAACCTCAGCATTTACCTCAGCATACGCAGGAGGAGGCTCCACAGCAGGGAGGCCCAGCTCCACCTTCAACTGAGCGAGCCCGCCTCTGCCCAGGGGAAAGGCATCCCCCTGTCCCAAAACTGGGGGTGTGGGATGAAACTGGCTGTAAGAGGCTCTATCCACTCCCAGACCTCCTCTCCCAGTTTGGGTAAACTAGATCCCTCAACCAGCAGGGCTGCCCAGCCTAGCCGTCTGTCCAGGGATAAGAAAATTGCTAAGTCCCTGGCCatcatagtgtgtgtgtttgccatcTGCTGGGCACCGTACACCCTACTGATGATCATCCGTGCTGCCTGCAGAGGGCGGTGCATCCAGCATCACTGGTACGAGGTCACCTTCTGGCTCCTGTGGCTCAACTCGGCTATTAACCCATTCCTGTACCCGCTTTGCCACAGCAGCTTCCGCAGGGCCTTCAGCAAGATTCTCTGCCCAAGGCGGCATACTACTCCCCCATCATCTGTCCTTCGTGTTGGCCAGTGA